The window ACGTCCTCTATCAACACATGCTTTAGTATGGGGCATGCTGGCACCTGTCGGCCTTTCTGCATTGGGAGCGACTGCTTGGTTATCAGCCAAGACAAACTGGATTTTAAAACAGCTGAAGAAAGATGTCAAGCCAGGAGAGGAGAGCTGATGACACTTCAGTCAGCAGAAGATAAGAGATTGCTTGATATCGTGAAACAAGAACTAGATGGAAACTTCTGGCTTGGACTCTATTTACCAACTAATGCCTGCAGCAACCTCTCAGTTCATATGAGAGGCTATGAGTGGACCTCCGACAAAGGGCACAGAGACTTTGTTCCCTCTTACATCGCCTGGAAAGATGACATTCGAGTCTGTTCTCCGAGCTGTGTCTCACTTTCAAATGAGCAAAAGCTCAGAGAGTGGTCATGCTCAGATAAAATTGACGGATTCCTGTGCAGAACCTTCCACAAAGATGCATGCCGGGTCCAAGAATTATCGGATGTAACATTTTTTCGGAGTTTGAAGGGATGCTCAGATAGTCCATGTGAGCAAAAGTGCACTCCCGTAAAAGACGGCTTCAAATGCTCTTGTTTCACAGGATATGCACCGGACAGCAAGAATCCTAGGAGGTGCAAACTCCACTGTGCAAAGGAGAGATGCCCCGCCAACTGTGAGAGAAACACAAACAGTGCTTGCTTCTGTCCTGAAGGCTTCATCATAAATGGCAAATTCTGCGACGACATAAATGAGTGCTTGATGGGCGAATGTGACCAAGagtgtaaaaacacatttggaagTTTTGTCTGCGCCTGTCAAGAAGGTTATGTACTAAGACATGAGGTGAAATGTGTAAAAGCGGTCAATGAACATTTTGTCATAACCACTCCCTCTGTCAGAAGTTATGCCAAGGCTGACAATGACACTATGAAAGGTTCCTCTCTTTCCGCAGGCACATTTATTTGGATGTGGATTTTAGCTGCGTTGGCTGTGGTTGTGATTATTTGTGTTGGAAGATTTTATGTGATCAGGCGCCAGAAGCACAGAGAGCAAAATGCCAACCAAGGGTCGAGTGCCCCAGTGGAAAATACTTAGGGCCTTATTTTCTTGGATGGCGTAAATCTGGCGCAGAGTTGCGCTGCTCCTGATTTACGCCATTAGTGGGTTAGACCGGTGTTACACCGGCAAATCTgttactgggggggggggggactgtgcCACTGTGGCACAGTCATTCATTTGCCTCCAATCAACTTCATTTTCCTCCAATCAAAGTGGCTgatctcattccctttaaatgtggcacaatgaAGTGAGTAGAACATTGTCACCTCTGGCccgtgtggcaacagacaatgtgagcgagTATATGAAACGAGCTGGTGATAACAGCTAGTGAGTTGAATATGTCTACGGAGCTCAGGATCTGTCTGCCTGcgccccgatcaaattcacaaaaattgccTTGCGCCAGAACTTAGACCTGGTCCGAGCAGGCTGAAACTTGGATCCagtttctgccaccaaattgtcactccaccAGGCACAATTCCAAGGACACTCCCTCTCCTGCACCGGTACGCTCAGCTTGGCATTGACTTGTTTGCCAAATTTGCCAAAAAGCCTTCCGCCTGCACGAAAATCAGGAAACGGCGACATTTGTGCCCCACCGCAGATGCGCTGTCtgtacgaaaatagagcccttagtGTTGAATACATGtcatcaaatatatatatatatatatatatatatatatatatatatatataacttgtttgtttctattcaTTTAGTGATTGGAGTATCATTATTTAACAAAGCTTCAAATATTTGGTTTTCCAGTGCATACTGTAACATgcacacattttaattgtattacatttttacaatattaaacatttcagtactttttttaaccccagtaacattttcaaaatgttttacaccATGATACCATACCATACTATACCATTATAGTtacattactactactactattattagTACTTGTACTACtactaacaacaacaatactaataataataataattattattattattcatccattttctatactacttATCCTCATTGgagtcatgggtgagctggaaacTATCCCAACACCCTGAAGTGATCgtcaaccaattgcagggcacataaagacaaacaaacactcacactcacattcgcacattcattcattgaacttacaggaacatgcatgtttttggaatgtgggaggaagccggagtccCAGGGAAAACTCACGCAACCACGGATaggacacgcaaactccacacagaaagcctGGCGCCCAGATTCAAAACTGTGAGACACTCATTCGTCCGCTGTGCTGCCTTGATAATAATCATGACAAAACTGTATAAGCGCATtgaaatagtggttagcacgttagCCTCATAGTCAGGAAATTCGGGTTTGACTCTCCATCGGAACGTCCgtatgtggagtttgcgtgttgctgctctctcttttctcatgcaaatgagccggCGTTGGGCCGAGTACTAACGGTTACCCGACAATCCATTTTCGATACTTTTTGTCCTCCGCAGGTAAcggcagcctatcccagctgactttaggcgagagcttgggtaaaccctggactgcTCGACAGCAGGGCGCCCATATCGACAATCGAACACTCACACTACATTTACACCTTCGATTAAATTAAAAgcctgtttttggaatatggaagGAAACCAGTAAGCTCCACAAAAAGATGTTTCAAACGCAGAACTCCTAAATGTGAAGCACACATGCAACCACAATTTCACCATGCTACTACATTGACAGATGTAAtcagtacagtatttgtgttgtATGTTTAGtggtacaaatattttatttgaggaGATTTTGGAagcaaattgtcattttatgaaTTTACTATGATTGGGAATGTATGCATTATACACTCTTGTATTAGGTCTGTGGGAACACTGCTTCTGCTCCGAAGTATTAAAGCTGCTACATTTCTGTTaactcaatttgaaatgtcactATCGTCTTCAGAGTGGGAGACACATTGTTATTACAGACTAGTGAGTGATGTAAGACTGTCATTACTTAAGATGGGAAccattgggcctcattcactaataaatgcatCGAAATATTCTCACACTGTACGCAATTTGAGTGTATACGCAAGATCATACGCAATCTGCATAACCGCGCCCCTGTTTTCCTGTAAAAGGTGAGCCGATGCACACACGAGattaaaaaagagagagagagatgtctccaaaacattgattCATTTCTTCATCGTTAtcccattttcaaaaagttggtATCATTGGAAATCTTGCGAAACACGCAGAAAGTTAGAGAATGTGGCACAAGATATGATAAACATAACTTATTAAGAGCTGAGAATGAACAAAAACTACAGCATACATTGTACAAATACATAGTAGTCAggaataaatatagcacagcaaAGAGGCATTTGCAGTTCATAAAATTCTAAACCAAAAATATGAGCCATGTTCCGCACGCAGTACGCCACAATTCAACCACGCCAGCGGTGATGTGTGTGCAAATCGATCAATTGACATCAAATTTGCACATGCAGAATCACGGAAAGAATATATCAAGCAGATTATCGTAGAGATGAGAAAGAATACTGAATCCTTATCCAAATTAGCTGTATGCTTGGACGCACTCATTAATGAATATACCGTACGAGCACTTGAACAGAATGAGGGGAAAAGTCAAAAAACAAGGTTCAAAGTACAGAAAGCCggggaaaagaaaacattcccCACTATAAACTACTGGGAAACATGATGTGACGTAAGGTGACAGCAACAACAGTAAACCGACTCAGACTCTAAGAAAGCAGATAAGTCAATGAAAACACATTGACAAGACAATGAGACACACCTAGACAGGACACgcgtggctggagggagctgattggttgacacaaggaagAGGGCTGACAACAACAGGTGGAGAGACAAGCAAACGAGGGAACATGGCACACAAGaaagcaagaaaacaaaactaacGCAAAGTCCACACAAACAATGATCGTGACAGTATGACACCACGCGAATGTTTACCGAGCGGACCTAATTGATTCTCCTTTTTGCTTGACAAGTTTcgtttcctttcctttcctatcACCGGGAAGTGCATGGAGGAAATGTTCCAATTCgaaaattgttttggaaattcaCTTTGGTGTCAAATTACATACTATCGTACtgtcaaattacattttttttgtcatgttaaagAGCATTGACTGTTCATTTGCCTGCGAGGTATGACAATTATTAAAAAGGTGCTGTTAGATACTGTTGTAATTGATAGCTAgttgttaaaatgttgtttcatttaatcagaatcatctttatttgccaagtatgtccaaaaaacacacaaggaatttgtctccggttgttggagccgctctagtacgacaacagacagtcagagaacacttttgagacataaagacattgagaaaacagtcacttgctagttatctggtaatgccggtacaaatttgatttatttgtaatttttgttattattatttttgtttgtttgtttgtttgttttacaactgtgcaaaaagaggcggcacggtggccgactggttagagcgtcagcctcacagttctgaggacccgggttcaatcccaggccccgcctgtgtggagtttgcatgctctccccgtgcctgcgtgggttttctccgggcgctccggtgtcctcccacatcccaaaaacgtgcatgaattggagactctaaattgcccgtaggtgcaatAATTAATTGTcatttgtagacttcagaagaCCCACTCATCCAAAAGTGTGTGGCAACCCTTTTCTCCATCATTCACACAAGGGACAACCTCCAATGAGCGAGACACCCCCACCGTagggtcataaaaaaaaaagccgtggAAGAGAATAGAGAGAACTGTTCGGGCTAAGAATGAAATGCCTCGTTGACGGTGTTGACAACCTGTTTTGCCATTTTCTGCCATATATGGACTTTTAACTGTTGATTATGTCTAAGAACATGTTGGTACTGGTGGGAGTCAGACAAAATAATGTACAGAATGCGTGTgaattggttgtttgtctatatgtgccctatgattggctggcgaccagtctgggGTGTGTACCTTGCCATTCAGCtagtataggctccagcaggccagTGACCCTGATGAGGATAAGTGTGtagaacggatggatggatggatggatggatggatggagaaaacTTCACCAGCCGCCACTGGACTCGTCACTGTTCTCTGTCATAGGGCACCACCTACTGTTGTTTTGAACAAATTTCACAATTGCCTCGACAATTTGCACATGGCGTCAAGCTCATGAATGCGAATAAACTATTGCATTCGTATGTGTAATATATAAAGTACTGCTATAGTGCTAAGGTACCAGACACCAGtctttatgtttttaaacattcagtACCTGGCTTCAGTGGAGGGTGGTGCATTGCGGACCTAATCCGCCCGATAACCACACCACGATTAAAttgcaattttacaaaatatgcAATATAGAGTATTGTATATAGTATAATATACTATATAGTATACTATAAAGCCAGGTTGGCTTTATATAGTACAATACATACTTTACATACCACCgtgatgtaataataataatacattttatttgtaacgTTATGGCAAAGTGTTGTATTTTAGACTGACTGACTCTATTGTCTATAAACACAGAATTGTCATATTGCAAGGCTTAGTTTAATATgtgacaaccccaattccaatgaagctgggacgttgtgttaaacagaaataaaaacagaatacaatgatttgcaaatcacgttcaacctatattcaatagaatacaacacaaagacaaaatatttcatgttaaaactgataaactctattgtttttagcaaataatcattaacttggaattttatggctgcaacacgttccaaaaaagctgggacaggtggcaaaaaagactgagaaagttgaggaatgctcgtcaaacacctgtttggaacatcccacaggtggacaggctaattgggaacaggtgggtgccatgattgggtagaaaaggagcttccctgaattgctcagtcatccacaagcaaagatggggcgaggttcgcctctttatgaacaagaaaaaagaaaatagtcgaacagtctaaggacaatgttccacaacgtacaattgcatttcatcatctacggtccataatatcatcaaaaggttcagagaatctggagaaatcactgcatggaagcggcaaggcccaaaaccaacattgaatggccgtgaccttcgatccctcaggcggcacagcatcaaaaaccgacatcaatgtgtaaaggataccaccacatgggctcaggaacacttcagaaaaccaatgtcagtaaatacagtttggcgctacatccgcaaAGCAAAAGctctttatcaacaacacccagaaactccgccggcttctctgggcccgagctcatctaagatggactgatgcaaagtggacaagtgttctgtggtccgacgagtccacatttcaaattgtttttggaaattgtggacgtcgtgtcctccgggccaaagaggaaaagaaccatctggactgttatggtcGCAATGTTCAAAAGCCACTATTTTGtcatggtatggggctgtgttagtgccaatggcatgggtaacttacacatctgtgaaggcaccattaatgctcaaaggtacatacaggttttggagaaacatatgctgccatccaagcaacgtctttttcatggacgtcgaacgtcgaacgtgatttgcaaatcattgtattctgtttttatttatgtttaagaatAAGACTAAGAATCAAACACTCTGCATCTCTCTATATATCTGTATTTGTCACTTACCATTGGTCGAGAACCATAAAGTTGATTTTCTTAATGAATATCATTCTCATGCAcctctgggcaatttagagtctttaattaacgtaccattcatgtttttgggatgtgggaggaaaccggagtacccggagaaaacctacgcaggcacggggagaacctgggtcctcagagcCAACCGGTgagtcaccgtgccgctacttCTGTTCCTATTTTTTGAATTAgtgccttttgtgtgtttttgacactcataaaaaatgacaagtttaaactgaaatcgatttatatttgtgttcatttattttatttgtgtttgaaattgcctcactagaaatgtgtgtagacaagaaaatggaGTTTCCTGCTAGAATGCACAATTGAGAAGAAATATTCTTAATTATATTAAAGACAAAACCAATTGTCGTTCATTACGTCAAATGGCTCATTTTCACTTGTGTAtgcataattgctctttaaccacgcaaaaatatattttatccaaaCTAATTAAACTAATGATTTGATTATTCGATAGAAAGGTCAGTAGGATACTcaattactaattgcagcacaattaaatgcaaattctcatgtgtgacaggtctgtttaatctCACGTAATTTTGATCAGCCTTCTGGTTTTCttataaaaccaaataaaaattatattatatatattcaatAGCGgcgcggtggccgactggttagagcgtcagcctcacagttctgaggacccgggttcaatccccggccccgcctgtgtggagtttgcatgttctccccgtgcctgcgtgggttttctccgggcactccggtttcctcccacatcccaaaaacatgcatttattggagactctaaattgcccgtaggtgtgactgtgagtgcggatggttgtttgtttgtatgtgccctgtgattggctggcaaccagttcagggtgaaccccgcctcctgcccgatgatggctgggataggctccagcacgcccgcgaccctagtgaggagaagcggctcagaaaatggatggatggatggatatattcaatataaatgtataatatataaatatcaatTTAATTGAtgaatataaattatatatatattaaaatagatTATTACttgtttgttgttaaaatgactcgaaaggactcgaaactcaaagtgCAGGACGTGACTCTGGACTTGCCTGTGTTGACTCGGCACTTGTGGACAAAGACTTGAGACcaacttgtgacttgcaaagcaatgacttgctGCTACCTCAGCATAGCAATTAAGAATAAAGAGCAAACCGTGGTCAATGTATCTCATGCAGGTGACCCAGAGAGTCGGTTGGTGTGTACTCCATAATGTCGAGTAAACTTTGAACAGCACCCAGAACTGCCTTTATCCAGTTACCTCAACGAGATAAGAGGATATCTAAACACTAGCCCCAGCTTGTAATCAATGAACAACTTCTCTACCAGCAAACGTGACAACTCAAGGCCATAGATTGGTTGAGAGAATTCAGAGAAAGGAAGAGAAATCCTGACCCAGGGAAACTTGAACTCAGTGACTACATTTATAGTAGGTAATGCAATTAATTGAACAGGATGTGGGTGAATTTATTTCTTGTATCAGCATTAGTGAATGTTTCATGTTCGACATTCAATGCCTTCTTTTGTGGTGAATTTATCAAATATTGTATTTGGGATGCACAATaatattcactcattcattttccgtactgtttatcctcattgtggtcgcgggcctgctggaggctatcccatctgactccgggcgagaggcggggtacaccctgaactggtcgccagccaatcgcaggacacatataaacaaacaaccatttgagctcacattcacacctatggacaagttAGAGCATAGGTGTAAAACTCAAGGCCAGATGCGGCccccgaaagcaaatcatgctcgtcaacttctgtgatttttgctaaaatctgtacccaaattccaaattgtcataataataaacaataatgttgagatattgcatttttcttctacagtaacttaaacaatacttgaacaaactattatccgtgtcttctgatttcaaaactagttatccctcaatttgttgtgtaatggtaaaaatatgatttggtgattaaacattccAGTGTTCtcacggccctctgaggaaaatcaTATCTACAATGCGGCCTGagaaaaaaattagtttgacacccgtgatttagagtcttcaattaacctaccatgcatgtttttgggatgtgagaggaaaccggagtacccggagaaaaccaacgcaggcacggggagaatatgatgcggactttgtatcggtccgttgtggtaaagaaggtcGGTCGGTCGTCGTTGAGTCCCTGGACCAGACACTTAACCCCCATTGCCTGGTTTGTTGTTGGTGGTCGGAGGGTCCGTAGGCGAAGAATGGCAGCCAAGCTTCAGTCACACATCAAGAAAACCAAATGTTTAGTGGTCTGTGCTGCATGAACTAcaaactccaatgaagttgtgacttTGTGTGAACTGAAAATAaaagtgttcaaactgatgaactttattgttgttttttttgcaaatatgtcattttgaatttgatgcctgcaacaccatccccaaaaagctgggactgggGCAATTTACCAGTgtgctacatcacctttccttttaacaacactcagtaaGCTTTTAGAAACTGAGGACAGTAATTGTTGAATCATGGGTggcattctttcccattcttgcttgatgtacaacttcatttGCTCAACaatctggggtctccgttgatGTGTTTTGCATCTCACTTTGTTCACACATTCCCTTCTTCACACATCTTCAAagagagacaggtctggacttctGACAGGCCAGTGTAGTACTCACacacttttactacaaagccacactgttgtaacgtgcagaatgtggcttggtatttgtcttactgaaataagcaggcatgtccctgaaaaagatgttgcttggatggcagcatgtttctccaaaacctgtatgtacctttcagtattcATGGTGCTTTCAAAAATGTGTAAGTTCCCCATGCAATGGGAACTCAtgcacccccataccatcatagatgctggcttttgaacttttccCTGATAAAATCCGGATGGTCCGTTTCCTCTTTGGAGTACACAACGTCCATGATTTACCCCACAAtttggaaatgtggactcatcaggccacagcacacttttgcaCTTGGTGTCAGTCTGTCTCAGATGAGCCCATGtcgcaatatcctttacacattgatggcggtttttaatgcagtgtcacctgagggattgaaggcgtgccgagatttctccagattctctgaatcttttgacaCTGTTATGGACcaaagatgataaaatccctaaattcattgTAACTGTACTTTGAGAAATATTGGTCTTCAACTGCTGGACGATTTGGTCACACAGTTGTTTACAAAGTGGTGAACTTTGCCCCATCCCTGTTTGTGAAGCACTGATCCTTTctgggatgctccttttatacccaaacatggcactcacctgtttccaattaaccagttcacctgtggaatgttccaaacaggtggttttttgttttgtttttagcatttctcaactttctttttttgcccctGTCGCGGCTTTTTGGgaagtgttgcaggcatcaaattcaaattgagaaaatatttgtgaatcaaacaataatgttcatcagttagaacattaattatcttgtctttgtagtgcattcacttgaatataggttgaaaaggatttataaatcattgtgttctCTTTTTAGTTCAGTTTTGCAAAatgtgccaacttcattggaattggggttggtatatttaaaaaaaaaaaaacattgctcacACCTCACAGATGACAGCTTACAAATGTAAGTGAAAATGAACATGACGTCTGCAGTCCTGATGTGCCAATGCTGTCTGCTGAGGTTCAGGAGCGAAAATTAAccaggtaaaataaatattttaattgggTATTATTCtgcaaatttacattttacattgttaagAGAAACAGTCCTTTTTAATTCAAGTTGACAGCTGATTGGACACTCCACACGCAATAACATGATGacaaaacacagaagcagacGCCATTTTTGGTTGGCATTTGCGGGTCGTTGCAGTTGGATAATTTAAGTTTGGCTTTAATTGCATGAATACAAGGAGGTTTCAAATAGACAgtgagtttaaaatgtttttgttacatgcagaaataaaattttGTCTTCTCTGTAGCTGTTCATAGATTTCATAAATGCAATACActatacgttttttttttttttttaaatgaaggtaaatatatatatatatatatatattaaataatatatgcaGTGTTGTCCTGGCCTTTGATGTCAAAAGGGTTTTGTGGTTaccgttttgttgttgttgtttgttttgctgtggAACAAATGGCTCTTTGAGTATTTAAGGTTGCCCACCCCAGCTTGAGAaagaggaagtgatatgaagaattgacagcaacaaaaaataaataacaacacacCAATGGATCATGTTTTAGTAGTAGTACTAGATTTTGTGGCATGATGAAATCGATTTTTCGTTGGTGTTACGCCCTAATTTGTGTTTGACAGGCAAAATATTTCCACTGTAATGTGGCAAAACTTTGCgtcaaaacaataaatgatTTATGATATGGCTcatattaaagaaataaaataaaaagtaaagtaTGACTAATACTAATCGCGCGGGGCTTCAAAATGTTCCTGCACGACCAGAATATGGGAAAACTACTGTCGTGTATCCGGAAGTAAATACGGACGTGACGCAAATATCTTTGGCCAATCACGAAGTAGGCGTCTGCTGACAGGAGAGTACCATTGGGTTGAAGTTTTGTTCGCCCCCGCGTTCCTCGTATAAATAATAACAAGCGCAAAAAGAGGCTAGCATGTGTCGAGAATCCACTCGCTGAGAAAAGAATGAACGAAAACAACAGCGGCAACATGTCGGTCGACAGTGTGTTCAGGACCCGCTCGCTCGGCGTGGCCGCAGAAGGTCTCCCTGATCAGTATGCCGACGGGAAAGCAGCCAAAGTCTGGCAACTGTACATCGGGAACACGCAGAGTAGGACGCAGGAGTACAAAAGCTGGGTGGTGTCACTGCTCAGAAAACAAGGGGTCCGGAGGGTGCTGGATGTCGCCTGCGGAACAGGGTAAAGTCAGACCGACGAGGCCCGAATGGCTGATCACACTCTGCCTCCGATCACTTCAATCCTTCCCTTTGTTTTATCAGCCACACAAGCAGAACTCTGGAGCGCAGTTAAGATCACATTGTATGGCTGCAGTTCAATTGCTTCATCGGGCTATTGGACGTGTTTTAGAAGAAGTGGAAACTCCTAAAAATGCCAAAAGTGTACTGGCACAATAGGTTATGTGCTTCCATAGTAGTATGTTAATGATCACGCTTATGATTACCATAATGTTCGTTGTATTTCTGTGAGGCATGTGCGAGTGCTGATCCAATCAACATTTTCTCGAAATCATTTGGGTTGGCATTTCAacccattgcaaaaaaaaaaaaaaaaaagaaaaagaaaagaaaaaaaaaaaatctgggtgAGGATGGAGAATAATGAAAGTGCAGAGTTGCATCATCCATTTGTTCAGTTCCTGTCCCCTTGTGGCAGTGTGAGGTTTCAGCAACGTGGCATGTCATCACTTTTATGTGACAAAACACTTTATTGGGGGATGAACTGGCCTGTGACAGCTGCAGGTGGTTTTGACTCGGTCACAGTTGTGCGTTTACCTCTTTGAGACAAGGCCACAGCGTGAGCCGTACAAGTTCACGCAAACTCCTCCGCATAAGGCGATGTTGTAGAAATGTCACAAGtcattgattaatcaacaacgAACCgagcattccaaaaaaaaaatcaacaa of the Phycodurus eques isolate BA_2022a chromosome 14, UOR_Pequ_1.1, whole genome shotgun sequence genome contains:
- the LOC133412812 gene encoding thrombomodulin-like, whose product is MACLNLQVLMTLSLLSTSSINTCFSMGHAGTCRPFCIGSDCLVISQDKLDFKTAEERCQARRGELMTLQSAEDKRLLDIVKQELDGNFWLGLYLPTNACSNLSVHMRGYEWTSDKGHRDFVPSYIAWKDDIRVCSPSCVSLSNEQKLREWSCSDKIDGFLCRTFHKDACRVQELSDVTFFRSLKGCSDSPCEQKCTPVKDGFKCSCFTGYAPDSKNPRRCKLHCAKERCPANCERNTNSACFCPEGFIINGKFCDDINECLMGECDQECKNTFGSFVCACQEGYVLRHEVKCVKAVNEHFVITTPSVRSYAKADNDTMKGSSLSAGTFIWMWILAALAVVVIICVGRFYVIRRQKHREQNANQGSSAPVENT